One genomic region from Mangifera indica cultivar Alphonso chromosome 17, CATAS_Mindica_2.1, whole genome shotgun sequence encodes:
- the LOC123199964 gene encoding uncharacterized protein LOC123199964, with the protein MLHAKSDSDVTSLAPSSPRSPKRAVYYVQSPSRDSHDGDKSSTMQNTPAYNTPTDSPSHPSYGRHSRESSASRFSGTFRFSRGRKRNEKGWPECKVIEEEGDYNDYYSPDKGYYRRCQILIGVAAFLLVFSVFCLIIWGASRPFKAQITVKSLSIHNFYLGVGTDMTGVPTKMLTLNSSMKMSVYNPATFFGIHLSATPVKLMFSEIAVATGELKKYYQPRKSHRVVNVNLEGNKIPLYGAGSSLLVSDNSGGIPVVLVFEVRQRGNVVGKLVRSTHRKRVSCSLVIDSRSNKPIKLTKESCTYT; encoded by the exons ATGCTGCACGCTAAGTCCGATTCCGACGTCACCAGCCTCGCCCCCTCCTCCCCCAGATCTCCAAAACGCGCCGTGTACTACGTCCAGAGTCCTTCACGTGACTCCCACGATGGCGACAAATCATCCACCATGCAAAACACGCCCGCCTACAATACTCCCACCGACTCCCCCTCCCATCCCTCCTACGGACGCCACTCCAGGGAGTCATCCGCCAGCCGATTCTCCGGCACCTTCCGGTTCTCCAGGGGCCGAAAGAGAAACGAGAAGGGATGGCCTGAATGTAAAGTCATCGAAGAAGAAGGAGATTATAATGACTATTATTCCCCTGATAAAGGCTACTACCGGAGGTGTCAGATTTTGATTGGTGTCGCTGCTTTTCTCTTGgtgttttctgttttttgtttAATCATTTGGGGCGCTAGTCGCCCTTTTAAAGCCCAGATTACCGTCAAG AGTTTGagcatacataatttttatctgGGAGTGGGAACAGACATGACTGGGGTGCCAACGAAGATGCTGACTTTGAATTCTTCTATGAAGATGAGTGTGTATAACCCTGCTACATTTTTTGGTATTCATCTCAGCGCTACACCTGTCAAGCTTATGTTCTCCGAGATTGCTGTTGCCACTGGTGAG TTGAAGAAATACTATCAACCAAGAAAGAGCCACAGGGTTGTTAATGTCAACCTGGAAGGAAACAAAATTCCTCTGTATGGAGCCGGGTCGAGCTTGTTAGTGTCGGATAACAGTGGCGGAATTCCGGTGGTTCTGGTGTTTGAAGTGAGGCAAAGAGGGAATGTGGTGGGGAAGCTGGTAAGGTCGACGCATCGAAAACGTGTATCATGCTCCCTAGTCATAGACTCGCGAAGCAACAAACCCATCAAACTTACAAAGGAGTCCTGTACATACACATAA
- the LOC123200770 gene encoding protein LIKE COV 1-like, with protein MGDEKSTIVMASRDRERERDLELLIPVAESGVDDGSSKPSSSSSHHTGRETFYKVLRSWASKKFMTGCVILFPIAVTFYITWWFIHFVDGFFSPVYTQLGIDIFGLGFITSVTFIFLVGVFMSSWLGASVLSLGEWFIKRMPFVRHIYNASKQISAAISPDQNTQAFKEVAIIRHPRIGEYAFGFITSSVVLQNYSGEEELCCVYVPTNHLYIGDIFLINTKDVIRPNLSVREGIEIVVSGGMSMPQILSTLEIHMPLDRSRSSVRS; from the exons ATGGGCGATGAGAAATCGACGATCGTGATGGCCAGTAGAGACCGGGAGAGAGAACGGGATCTAGAGTTACTAATTCCGGTGGCTGAATCCGGAGTTGATGACGGATCGTCTAAaccttcctcatcttcttcgcaTCACACTGGTCGCGAG ACTTTTTACAAAGTTCTTAGAAGCTGGGCTTCAAAGAAGTTCATGACAGGATG TGTCATCCTATTTCCAATAGCAGTTACTTTCTATATAACCTGGTGGTTCATTCACTTCGTGGATGGCTTTTTCTCTCCAGTCTATACCCAACTAGGAATTGATATATTTG GTCTTGGCTTTATAACTTCTGTGACATTTATTTTCTTGGTTGGGGTGTTCATGTCATCATGGTTGGGAGCATCTGTCTTGAGTCTTGGTGAGTGGTTTATCAAAAGGATGCCATTTGTTCGTCATATCTACAATGCTTCGAAGCAAATTAGTGCAGCCATATCACCAG ATCAAAACACGCAGGCTTTCAAGGAAGTGGCAATCATAAGGCATCCTCGTATTGGTGAATATGCATTTGGGTTCATCACTTCATCTGTTGTTCTCCAG AATTATTCTGGAGAGGAGGAGCTATGTTGTGTCTATGTTCCCACAAACCATCTTTACATTGGTGATATATTCCTCATCAATACCAAGGACGTGATCAGACCAAATCTATCAGTTAGGGAAGGAATTG AAATTGTTGTTTCTGGTGGCATGTCGATGCCCCAGATCTTGTCGACTTTGGAAATTCATATGCCACTTGATAGAAGTAGATCATCTGTCAGAAGCTGA